One region of Miscanthus floridulus cultivar M001 chromosome 19, ASM1932011v1, whole genome shotgun sequence genomic DNA includes:
- the LOC136527728 gene encoding probable transcriptional regulator SLK3: MNGTHPWTSMSGGACSNLGYARDMNGNVPISTTNSSGPSIGVSSLVTDTNSSLSGGAQLQPSTSMNGDSLMRVPASPMSFSSNNISGSSVIDGSIMQQSPPQEQVQKRRSSSVTSQPVIDAGGALHAQKKSRIDVSPGDIMQQQLIQQLIHGQNSLHFQGQQNPQLQALIQQHKLAQLQQRQQQHLLQPFSQMQQPQVGIPRQPQLRPPLAQTGMQLSGPVRTPIESGICSRRILQYLFHKRHRPENNPITYWRKLVEEYFAPRARERWCVSSYDNRGNSSAAAPQKALDTWRCDICNTHGGKGYEATYEVLPRLCQIRFDHGVIDEYLYFDSPNEFRFPNGQMVLEHAKVVQKSVYEHLHVIHEGHLRIIFTPELKIMSWEFCSRRHEEYITRKTIAPQVNNLLQVAQKYQAVVNESGSAGISNNDAQTICNMFVTASRQLAKNLEHHTLNEHGLSKRYVRCLQISEVVNHMKDLIEFSHKNNLGPKESLNSYSKTMAKFQNMHDSRQVMAAANLANNQSNTKLIGVKQETSTSVNNQTPGVGTIGNNTLQNATTLNSYQNMLRSSSANPILLQQEASSIFKGSTAMHNGIQLEAARSFRGPNQVQFQHPGSFQQPMPQQNNFQGFGVNPQYQQHVLNQLLQEVKNNNNRTKAQQPPPDAPNASGGLASGVAIPNVAATGEQGQHINNNNSNHNSAVKGAAPAGTGPSNVINNSTASIAPGRNNSFKSVSSSPAAAAATAGNAVNSMVDDSFLQLEDLDDTVTNALVESGLFGAGQGW, encoded by the exons ATGAACGGAACTCATCCCTGGACTTCCATGTCTGGGGGTGCATGTTCTAACCTTGGATATGCCAGGGACATGAATGGTAATGTTCCAATTAGCACTACAAATTCCTCGGGCCCAAGCATTGGAGTTAGCTCGTTGGTGACTGACACCAACTCGTCACTTTCCGGTGGCGCCCAGTTACAGCCAAGTACTAGCATGAATGGTGATTCATTGATGCGCGTTCCTGCATCACCAATGTCATTTTCATCCAATAACATCTCTGGCTCTTCAGTCATTGACGGTTCCATCATGCAGCAAAGTCCACCCCAAGAGCAGGTGCAGAAACGGAGGTCTTCAAGTGTAACATCACAACCTGTGATCGATGCTGGAGGTGCATTGCATGCTCAGAAGAAATCAAGGATTGATGTTAGTCCTGGCGATATCATGCAACAACAGCTGATTCAGCAGCTGATCCATGGTCAGAATTCTCTTCATTTCCAGGGGCAACAGAACCCACAGCTTCAAGCTTTGATTCAGCAGCATAAACTGGCACAACTTCAGCAACGGCAGCAGCAGCATTTGTTGCAACCATTTTCTCAGATGCAACAACCCCAAGTTGGTATTCCTCGGCAGCCTCAACTTAGGCCACCACTGGCACAGACCGGAATGCAGTTAAGTGGTCCTGTTAGGACTCCTATCGAGAGTGGGATTTGTTCTCGCAGGATACTGCAGTATTTATTTCACAAGCGTCATCGTCCAGAG AATAACCCTATAACATATTGGAGGAAGCTTGTTGAAGAGTACTTTGCACCTCGAGCAAGAGAAAGATGGTGTGTCTCTTCTTATGACAACAGAGGGAATTCTTCAGCTGCTGCTCCACAGAAAGCTCTG GATACATGGCGATGTGACATTTGCAATACACATGGTGGGAAAGGATATG AAGCTACCTATGAAGTACTTCCTAGACTCTGCCAAATTAGATTTGACCATGGTGTTATCGATGAATACTTATACTTTGACTCACCCAACGAATTCCGGTTCCCTAATGGACAAATGGTGCTGGAGCatgcaaaagttgttcaaaaaagTGTTTATGAACATCTACATGTTATACATGAGGGACATCTGAGAATCATTTTCACACCAGAGCTAAAG ATAATGTCCTGGGAGTTCTGTTCACGACGCCATGAGGAGTACATCACTCGCAAGACTATAGCACCACAG GTTAATAATCTGCTGCAAGTTGCCCAGAAATACCAAGCTGTTGTCAATGAAAGTGGATCAGCGGGGATATCAAACAATGATGCACAAACCATCTGCAACAT GTTTGTCACTGCATCACGGCAACTGGCAAAAAATCTAGAGCATCACACCTTAAATGAACATGGGCTTTCTAAAAGATATGTACGCTGCCTGCAG ATATCGGAGGTGGTGAATCACATGAAGGACTTAATTGAGTTCAGCCACAAGAACAATCTTGGTCCTAAAG AGAGCCTGAACAGTTATTCGAAAACCATGGCAAAGTTTCAGAATATGCATGATTCAAGACAGGTCATGGCTGCTGCTAACCTTGCCAATAACCAGAGCAACACCAAACTAATTGGGGTCAAACAAGAGACAAGTACTTCTGTGAACAATCAGACTCCTGGTGTCGGAACCATTGGCAATAACACTCTACAGAATGCCACAACTCTAAACAGCTACCAGAATATGCTCAGAAGCTCCAGTGCAAACCCAATTTTGCTGCAGCAGGAGGCATCAAGTATCTTCAAAGGTTCTACAGCAATGCACAATGGCATACAGCTGGAAGCGGCCAGATCCTTCCGTGGACCTAACCAAGTGCAGTTCCAACACCCTGGTTCATTTCAGCAGCCTATGCCGCAGCAAAACAATTTCCAGGGCTTTGGTGTTAACCCACAATACCAGCAGCATGTGCTTAATCAGCTTCTGCAGGAAGTTAAGAATAATAACAACCGCACAAAAGCACAGCAACCGCCTCCAGATGCACCTAATGCGAGCGGTGGTCTTGCATCAGGAGTTGCTATCCCCAATGTTGCTGCTACTGGGGAGCAGGGACAGCATATCAATAATAATAACAGTAACCATAACAGCGCTGTGAAGGGTGCTGCTCCAGCTGGTACTGGCCCTAGCAATGTGATAAACAATAGCACAGCCAGCATTGCCCCTGGCAGAAACAACAGCTTCAAGTCGGTGAGCAGCagtccagctgctgctgctgctaccgcTGGCAATGCCGTGAACTCAATGGTCGATGACTCCTTCCTTCAACTGGAGGACCTCGATGACACAGTCACTAACGCACTGGTGGAAAGCGGGCTGTTCGGTGCAGGACAAGGGTGGTAG
- the LOC136527729 gene encoding E3 ubiquitin ligase BIG BROTHER-related-like: protein MATVGQSGALRRVTVHYANSPTRSTVAEVSLDDLDDELLQFVLADLLPGQEGLHQSILEGAYSNHQSHMRGAGPSGPYDYSQSQEYHAESSTGAAATPTRNSGTDQQIASDFEYAKQLQQAMEDLSVEDDDDDISCVPSPSDSDDEHDHHDEEEEADRQDGNGDDDDVDPDNMTYEQRQALVESVGTEDRGLSDELISYLQPWKYKAVASGFFSRKTNHEDCPICLSTFRSRETMITLPCRHHYHAACVTKWLKVNKTCPVCKYELFGPS from the exons ATGGCCACCGTGGGGCAGTCCGGGGCCCTGAGGAGGGTCACCGTGCACTACGCCAACTCGCCCACCCGCAGCACGGTGGCAGAGGTGAGCCTTGACGACCTCGACGACGAGCTGCTCCAGTTTGTGCTTGCCGATCTTCTTCCTGGCCAG GAGGGTTTACACCAATCGATCTTGGAAGGAGCATACAGCAACCACCAGAGCCATATGAGAGGTGCAGGACCCAGTGGCCCGTATGACTATTCACAGTCACAGGAATACCATGCAGAGAGCAGCACTGGTGCAGCAGCAACTCCTACCAGGAATTCAGGCACGGATCAACAAATCGCCTCGGACTTCGAGTACGCCAAGCAGCTCCAGCAGGCGATGGAGGACCTCAGCgtcgaagacgacgacgacg ATATCAGCTGCGTGCCGTCTCCATCTGACTCTGACGATGAGCATGACCATCACGACGAAGAGGAAGAG GCTGACAGGCAGGATGgtaatggtgatgatgatgatgttgatcCAGACAACATGACTTATGAG CAAAGACAGGCACTTGTAGAATCTGTGGGGACTGAGGACAGAGGTTTATCCGATGAGCTCATCTCCTATCTGCAGCCATGGAAGTACAAGGCAGTGGCATCAGGGTTTTTCTCCCGGAAAACAAACCATGAAGA CTGCCCTATCTGCCTGTCCACTTTCAGAAGCCGTGAAACCATGATAACGTTGCCGTGCAGGCATCACTACCACGCAGCTTGTGTCACCAAATGGCTCAAGGTCAACAAG ACATGCCCTGTATGCAAATATGAACTGTTTGGACCTTCCTAG
- the LOC136525409 gene encoding flavonol 3-O-glucosyltransferase UGT89B1-like has translation MVVPPPSISWHLERLLETGVGSDVTFSVEDGEFQAHTLVVNERAPVAAWLDAFADGSVVYVSFGTQHALSPEQAACVADALAQSSAAFVWAARTLTVLSEGFEAAMASRVMVIRGWAPQVEILRHSFAGAAEAPSSSRRSSSSP, from the exons ATGGTGGTGCCGCCACCCAGCATCTCCTGGCACCTCGAGCGGCTGCTGGAGACCGGCGTGGGGTCGGACGTCACCTTCTCCGTGGAGGACGGCGAGTTCCAGGCGCACACGCTGGTGGTCAACGAGCGGGCGC CGGTGGCAGCCTGGCTGGACGCCTTCGCCGACGGATCCGTCGTCTACGTCAGCTTCGGGACGCAGCACGCGCTGTCGCCGGAGCAGGCGGCGTGCGTGGCAGACGCGCTGGCTCAGAGCTCGGCGGCCTTCGTGTGGGCTGCGAGGACGCTCACTGTGTTGTCGGAGGGgttcgaggcggccatggcttcACGGGTCATGGTCATCCGTGGGTGGGCACCGCAGGTGGAGATCCTGCGCCATTCCTTCGCGGGTGCGGCCGAAGCGCCCTCCTCCAGCCGCCGCTCTTCCTCCTCACCGTGA